A single region of the Poecilia reticulata strain Guanapo unplaced genomic scaffold, Guppy_female_1.0+MT scaffold_145, whole genome shotgun sequence genome encodes:
- the luzp1 gene encoding leucine zipper protein 1: protein MSDHKDMTHRHLRHKLQSLGRRLDELEEATNKLQKSEDELLDLQDKIIQAEGSNSSLLGDVEALRKRLLKIQGKDEEVRKAEDLCRTVREKLEEEENLTKELKGEIERLQRRMAELEKLEEAFAKSKSDCSQLCLSLNEEKNLTKKLSSELETLRARLKEVEGSETKLDKAEQALAKELEKLKAFTQAFVSERKKLLEKQREDEKIIQKLSEERKSPDRSDFMTSRIEDELSSTTLFTSKLAGKKNLDYLKLADEKLSIINKSEIKKGSQEEDNKVKELTQEVEKLKNRLKQMEAVEEDLKNSQFKNGELHEKFQVEQRRSRQLSEQVEQLRMQLCGKAGIGGKGIGNVEKHGNGSPAKVLENGKAENEEAVSTGFRQEKPKFKSSAAFTEPGSPKHRVRELSPQHRRETMLRGKGESSPKMTRRPLSPALRNRRTPKTTSATVSSDNGVTSRFPEERPKGASQTSEVKKASVLSRYPPAANEPKPQRSPFKQTDAEAKNRERFSKAYGGSDTESNNSDAVPESVGVNNVSAAEKEAVSASDPEPTDTVQESLVSKANGSYTAYRSHVTPLLPNDVGSDSHSSASETESTGSRPSEVEPVAETISASVSSRTTSSRYTRYPHVHDSQSEGSSSRSSFDEELFSRAQPADGGGRHTPVQTPSSIEIQRVCSPREALRSKAVIKPAIVEIDRKEVMISESLSTNGKPKISTKPIVSSSSKMTSSITIYPSDPSSSRTSSRSSSLSSEPMPVKERHTSTSNFVIGPSSDHRGSISIPYEISIPKSEIALRPCQDQDCGDGERSDGPTXSKLHSASRLEASSSHVSHQRSGGGRRRSSDFNDTESGFESGSSTATVTSWRSQRQTELSADDASSDTKNVTVRSTWRNKASKALMDVGSEDEAETATTWRAYRATTFDSEEAVNNAAPQKGTKPAEAYMRRYNSATSAKEAEELMLRRDRRSESPVTDAGILGRTIPHAPVTSQSWSRSYSQAPLAKDAPDPAVNPCSSPASWRRHPPPGASYDRLTKAGGAATRGGEPWSGRGPAPATRTEGRTGAGSRTWSHCQSEHR from the exons ATGTCGGATCATAAAGACATGACGCACCGCCACTTACGGCACAAGCTGCAGAGTCTTGGCAGGAGGCTGGACGAACTGGAAGAAGCGACCAACAAGCTGCAGAAGTCTGAGGACGAGCTGCTCGACCTGCAG GACAAGATCATCCAAGCAGAAGGCAGCAACTCGTCCCTGTTGGGTGATGTGGAGGCGCTACGGAAACGTCTGCTGAAGATCCAGGGCAAGGATGAGGAGGTACGCAAAGCCGAGGACCTCTGCCGCACAGTCCGCGAGAAactggaagaggaggaaaaccTCACCAAGGAGCTGAAGGGCGAGATCGAGCGTCTTCAGCGAAGGATGGCTGAACTGGAGAAACTGGAGGAAGCTTTTGCTAAAAGCAAGTCTGACTGCAGCCAACTGTGCCTGAGTCTCAACGAGGAGAAGAACCTGACCAAGAAGCTCTCCTCGGAGTTGGAGACGCTCAGAGCGCGCTTGAAAGAAGTCGAAGGCTCCGAGACGAAGCTGGACAAGGCGGAGCAGGCGCTGGCGAAAGAGCTGGAGAAGCTCAAGGCCTTCACTCAGGCGTTTGTCAGCGAGCGGAAGAAGCTGCTTGAGAAGCAAAGAGAGGATGAGAAGATCATTCAGAAGCtttcagaggaaagaaaaagtcCAGATCGTTCAGACTTCATGACCTCAAGAATTGAGGACGAACTTTCTTCTACCACGCTCTTCACAAGTAAACTGGCAGGGAAGAAGAACCTTGACTACCTGAAGCTAGCAGATGAGAAGCTAAGCATCATCAACAAGTCTGAGATCAAGAAGGGCTCGCAGGAGGAAGACAACAAAGTAAAGGAGCTGACTCAGGAAGTGGAGAAGCTGAAGAACCGCCTCAAGCAGATGGAGGCAGTGGAGGAGGATCTGAAGAACTCCCAGTTCAAGAACGGAGAGCTTCACGAGAAGTTTCAGGTGGAGCAAAGGCGATCTCGCCAACTGAGCGAACAGGTGGAGCAGCTCCGGATGCAGCTGTGTGGAAAAGCTGGGATTGGGGGTAAAGGAATCGGGAATGTCGAAAAACACGGCAATGGAAGCCCTGCAAAGGTCCTGGAGAATGGCAAAGCTGAGAACGAGGAGGCGGTATCGACGGGCTTCAGGCAAGAGAAGCCCAAATTTAAAAGTTCTGCAGCGTTTACAGAGCCGGGCTCTCCAAAGCACCGGGTCCGGGAGCTTTCCCCTCAGCACAGGAGAGAAACCATGCTGAGGGGCAAAGGCGAGAGTTCCCCAAAGATGACGAGGCGGCCTCTGAGTCCTGCTCTGAGGAACAGACGGACTCCCAAAACCACGTCTGCTACCGTTTCTTCAGACAACGGAGTAACGTCTCGATTCCCTGAGGAACGCCCTAAAGGAGCCTCGCAAACCTCCGAAGTTAAGAAGGCCTCCGTCCTGAGCCGCTACCCTCCAGCTGCTAATGAACCGAAGCCTCAGAGGTCGCCGTTCAAGCAGACGGACGCCGAGGCGAAGAACAGAGAGAGGTTCTCTAAAGCGTACGGAGGCAGTGACACCGAGTCGAACAACTCTGACGCTGTGCCAGAGAGTGTTGGCGTGAACAACGTGTCTGCAGCGGAGAAGGAGGCGGTGTCCGCCTCTGATCCGGAACCAACAGACACCGTTCAGGAGTCTTTGGTGTCCAAAGCCAACGGGTCGTACACGGCCTACAGATCTCACGTCACTCCGCTGCTGCCCAACGACGTCGGCTCAGACAGCCATTCATCTGCATCTGAGACCGAATCCACCGGCTCAAGACCCTCGGAAGTGGAACCTGTAGCTGAGACGATTAGCGCGTCGGTGAGCAGCAGGACGACCAGCTCCAGGTACACCAGATACCCTCACGTCCACGACTCGCAGTCGGAGGGGTCTTCCTCCAGGAGCTCCTTCGACGAGGAGTTGTTCAGCAGGGCGCAGCCGGCCGACGGAGGAGGCCGCCACACTCCCGTCCAGACGCCGTCGTCCATCGAGATCCAGAGAGTCTGCAGCCCCCGGGAGGCGCTGAGGTCAAAGGCCGTCATCAAGCCCGCGATTGTTGAGATCGACAGGAAGGAAGTCATGATTTCAGAGTCCTTGTCAACAAACGGCAAACCCAAGATCTCCACCAAGCCGattgtgagcagcagcagcaaaatgacCAGCAGCATCACCATCTACCCCAGTGACCCCAGttcctccagaaccagcagccgcagcagcagcttatcCAGCGAGCCGATGCCGGTGAAGGAGCGCCACACGTCGACCAGCAACTTCGTCATAG GACCCAGCAGTGACCACCGCGGCAGCATTTCCATCCCGTATGAGATTTCCATCCCTAAGAGTGAAATCGCTTTGCGGCCGTGCCAAGACCAGGACTGTGGCGACGGCGAGCGCAGCGACGGGCCGACGARGTCCAAACTCCACAGCGCCTCCAGGCTGGAGGCCTCCAGCAGCCATGTGAGCCACCAGCGCAGCGGCGGCGGCCGGCGCCGGTCCTCGGACTTCAACGACACTGAGTCGGGCTTCGAGAGCGGCAGCAGCACGGCGACGGTGACCAGCTGGAGGAGCCAGAGGCAAACCGAGCTCTCCGCGGACGACGCATCATCAGACACGAAGAACGTGACCGTGAGGAGCACCTGGAGGAACAAGGCGAGCAAGGCGCTGATGGACGTCGGGTCCGAAGACGAAGCAGAGACGGCGACAACATGGAGGGCGTACCGGGCGACCACCTTTGACTCGGAGGAAGCTGTGAACAACGCAGCGCCGCAGAAAGGAACTAAACCAGCAGAG GCGTACATGCGGCGGTACAACAGCGCGACAAGCGCTAAGGAAGCAGAAGAACTGATGCTGCGCCGAGACCGGAGGTCCGAGTCTCCGGTTACGGATGCAGGAATTCTGGGAAGGACCATTCCCCATGCACCAGTTACCTCCCAGTCCTGGAGCCGGTCGTACTCCCAGGCACCACTG